From Paenibacillus sp. PK3_47, the proteins below share one genomic window:
- a CDS encoding M3 family oligoendopeptidase — MKFTEYRYERPDVEQLKQEFTELLKGLQADSLEEQKAAVNGINKLRNSFDTMQNLVYIRHSINTEDEFYKAEQDYMDEIGPVIQEYITDYYRALVQSRFRAEFEQEYSPQLLKMAEISLKTFSPEIIEDLQTENKLSTEYTQLIASAKIRFEGEERTLSQLTPFELSTDREMRKRASEARYAFMSANEAEFDRIYDELVKVRAGIAAKLGYPSFVELGYDRMMRTDYNAEMVANFRKQVLEHIVPAASKLKQRQAERLGLSGLTFYDEGLQFTTGNAAPKGNPEWIVANGAKMYQELSPETGEFFSFMQENELMDLVSKKGKQFGGYCTYLSEYKAPFIFSNFNGTSGDIDVLTHEVGHAFQVYESRNIEVPEYAFPTYEAAEIHSMSMEFFAWPWMSLFFEEEADKYRFNHLSSGLEFIPYGVSVDEFQHFVYEHPEATPQERKQAWREIEQKYLPHRDYAGNAYLEQGGFWQKQTHIFRSPFYYIDYTLAQICAFQFWKRSNEDFKSAWNDYLQLCRAGGSKSFVELVQLAGLISPFEDGCVGSVIGDIEGWLDSIDDKAL, encoded by the coding sequence ATGAAATTTACAGAATACCGCTATGAACGTCCTGATGTGGAGCAGTTAAAGCAGGAATTCACAGAACTGCTGAAAGGCCTGCAGGCTGACAGTCTGGAGGAGCAGAAAGCCGCGGTCAACGGCATCAATAAGCTGCGCAATTCCTTTGATACGATGCAGAACCTCGTGTATATCCGTCACTCCATTAATACAGAGGATGAATTCTACAAAGCGGAACAGGATTATATGGATGAGATCGGTCCGGTGATTCAGGAATACATAACAGATTATTACCGGGCGCTGGTTCAGTCCAGATTCAGAGCGGAATTTGAACAGGAATATAGTCCGCAGCTGCTGAAAATGGCCGAAATTTCACTCAAGACCTTCAGTCCGGAAATTATTGAGGATCTGCAAACGGAGAACAAGCTCTCCACGGAATACACCCAGCTCATCGCCTCTGCCAAAATCCGGTTTGAAGGTGAAGAGCGGACTTTATCCCAGCTCACGCCGTTTGAACTGTCGACTGACCGTGAAATGCGCAAGCGTGCTTCGGAAGCCCGCTATGCCTTTATGTCCGCAAACGAAGCGGAATTTGACCGCATTTATGATGAGCTTGTCAAAGTCCGTGCTGGAATCGCCGCCAAGCTCGGCTATCCAAGCTTTGTTGAACTGGGATATGACCGGATGATGCGTACGGATTATAATGCGGAGATGGTTGCCAATTTCCGTAAGCAGGTGCTTGAGCATATCGTTCCGGCCGCCAGCAAGCTGAAGCAGCGGCAGGCTGAACGCCTGGGCCTGTCCGGACTCACATTCTATGATGAAGGCCTTCAGTTTACCACCGGCAATGCTGCACCCAAAGGCAATCCGGAGTGGATTGTAGCCAACGGTGCGAAGATGTACCAGGAGCTCTCCCCGGAAACCGGCGAGTTCTTCAGCTTTATGCAGGAGAATGAGCTGATGGATCTTGTCAGTAAAAAAGGCAAGCAGTTCGGCGGTTACTGCACCTATCTCAGCGAGTACAAGGCACCTTTTATTTTTTCCAATTTCAACGGAACGTCAGGTGATATCGATGTCCTGACCCATGAAGTCGGGCATGCCTTCCAGGTCTATGAAAGCCGGAACATCGAGGTGCCTGAGTATGCTTTCCCGACCTATGAAGCAGCAGAGATCCATTCGATGAGCATGGAGTTTTTTGCCTGGCCGTGGATGAGTCTATTCTTTGAAGAAGAGGCTGATAAATACCGCTTCAATCACTTGTCCTCAGGGCTTGAGTTCATTCCATACGGCGTCTCTGTGGATGAATTCCAGCATTTTGTATATGAGCATCCGGAGGCGACTCCTCAGGAACGCAAACAGGCCTGGAGAGAGATTGAACAGAAATACTTGCCTCACCGTGATTATGCGGGCAATGCTTATCTGGAGCAGGGCGGCTTCTGGCAGAAACAGACACATATCTTCCGCTCGCCGTTCTATTACATTGACTACACGCTGGCCCAGATTTGCGCCTTTCAGTTCTGGAAACGTTCGAATGAGGATTTCAAGTCCGCCTGGAACGATTATCTGCAGCTCTGCCGGGCCGGGGGCAGCAAGTCTTTTGTCGAGCTGGTGCAGCTGGCGGGACTGATCTCTCCTTTTGAAGACGGCTGCGTCGGCTCCGTAATCGGCGATATTGAAGGCTGGCTGGACAGTATTGACGATAAGGCGCTCTAA
- a CDS encoding glycosyltransferase family 8 protein — MIQLALALQDKDGRYAEHAGVVLASVFNNTASPVNVHILHDETLTDENKQKLLQLTARYKHTINFYPIVLPEEMLQVMAAVNSINIWTPACMYRLLLPALVEVEKIIYLDCDVLVNMDLAELWNTDLQHHYLGAVWDQGIREVAHVIHDKGLNPDLYFNSGVVLFSLNNIRSHVTWYQETINFLRNYPDSTMPDQDALNAVFGGNYLPLDLHYNFFNLTIPDHNYSSKIVHFAGPVKSWDQESPGWGLYRKYLRLTPWSPFRAIRKRRKRKVRYVNLRLKRIRKLKLRAKRRARAHVIFSKLRVARPGKSRRHHVMKSGKVRLLRPSGIRKLL; from the coding sequence ATGATACAACTTGCCTTGGCTTTACAGGATAAGGACGGCCGTTATGCCGAGCATGCCGGTGTGGTTCTTGCATCAGTGTTCAACAATACGGCTTCACCGGTCAATGTGCACATCCTGCATGATGAGACTTTGACAGACGAAAACAAACAGAAGCTTCTCCAGCTGACTGCCCGGTACAAACATACAATTAACTTTTATCCCATTGTGCTGCCCGAAGAGATGCTTCAGGTGATGGCTGCCGTAAACTCGATTAATATATGGACCCCGGCATGCATGTACCGCCTGCTGCTCCCCGCATTAGTAGAAGTGGAGAAAATCATCTATCTCGACTGCGATGTACTCGTGAACATGGATCTTGCCGAGCTGTGGAACACTGATTTGCAGCACCACTACCTTGGGGCAGTCTGGGATCAGGGTATCCGGGAGGTCGCCCATGTCATCCATGATAAGGGACTCAATCCTGACCTGTATTTCAACTCTGGAGTGGTCCTGTTCTCGCTGAACAATATCCGCAGCCATGTAACCTGGTATCAGGAAACCATCAACTTTTTGCGCAATTACCCCGATTCCACCATGCCGGATCAGGATGCGCTGAACGCGGTTTTCGGCGGCAATTATCTTCCGCTTGATTTACATTATAATTTCTTCAACCTGACCATTCCCGACCATAATTACAGCAGTAAAATCGTCCACTTTGCCGGTCCTGTTAAATCTTGGGATCAGGAATCTCCCGGCTGGGGCCTGTACCGCAAGTACCTGCGACTTACCCCCTGGAGTCCATTTAGAGCCATCAGAAAAAGGAGAAAACGTAAGGTCCGTTATGTAAATTTGCGTCTGAAAAGAATCCGCAAGCTCAAGCTCCGGGCTAAACGCCGGGCAAGAGCACACGTGATCTTCTCCAAATTAAGAGTGGCCAGACCCGGTAAAAGCCGCCGGCACCATGTAATGAAGTCCGGAAAAGTCAGGCTGCTGCGCCCGTCGGGAATCAGGAAACTCTTATAG
- a CDS encoding class I SAM-dependent methyltransferase — translation MMNMHQDSVSLGSYEQMAEYYFSDVDNKPYNAYYERPATLSLLPDAAGKTILDAGCAAGWYTGWLLEQGAAEVTAVDFSPAMIEMTRKRVGERARLVCADLNEPLDFIRDDSTDIVVSSLALHYLKDWNPVLREFYRVLKPDGTLVFSVHHPFMDFTVFKRENYFLTELLDDEWDTATGPVQVQFYRRPLGSIISSLLEAGFTLDAMLEPMPTEDFRKALPESYDKLTRRPQFLFIRARKSAK, via the coding sequence ATGATGAATATGCATCAGGATTCTGTATCTCTTGGTTCTTATGAACAAATGGCGGAATACTACTTCAGTGATGTAGACAACAAGCCTTACAACGCCTACTATGAGCGGCCGGCTACCCTGTCTCTGCTGCCAGATGCCGCCGGCAAAACCATACTCGATGCAGGCTGCGCGGCAGGCTGGTATACAGGGTGGCTGCTGGAACAGGGGGCGGCTGAGGTAACAGCTGTCGATTTCAGTCCGGCCATGATCGAGATGACGCGCAAAAGAGTCGGAGAGCGGGCCCGGCTCGTCTGTGCTGACCTGAATGAGCCGCTTGATTTTATAAGGGATGACTCAACGGATATTGTGGTCTCCTCGCTGGCGCTGCACTATTTGAAGGACTGGAACCCCGTGCTGCGTGAATTTTACCGGGTGCTGAAACCGGATGGCACACTCGTTTTTTCAGTACATCACCCTTTTATGGATTTTACCGTGTTCAAGAGGGAGAACTACTTCCTTACCGAGCTGCTGGATGATGAATGGGATACCGCTACTGGGCCAGTGCAGGTTCAGTTCTACAGAAGGCCGCTTGGCAGCATCATCAGTTCTCTACTGGAAGCCGGCTTTACTCTCGATGCGATGCTGGAGCCGATGCCGACAGAGGATTTCCGGAAGGCACTGCCTGAGAGCTATGACAAGCTGACCCGGAGGCCGCAATTTTTATTTATCAGAGCCCGGAAAAGCGCAAAATAA
- a CDS encoding DUF1801 domain-containing protein: MMKYAADSPEEYIHALPEDRKAAMDKLRKTIKDHLPDGYEETMYCGMITYAVPHSLYPPGYHVTPEDPLPLVSIASQKNFIALYHMGLYMYPELLSWFQSEYPKHVRTKLDMGKSCIRLKKVESIPYELIAELSGKITVQEYISLYENQKAKPDKK, from the coding sequence ATGATGAAATATGCGGCTGACAGCCCGGAAGAATATATCCATGCATTGCCTGAAGACCGCAAGGCAGCTATGGACAAGCTCAGAAAGACCATTAAGGACCATCTTCCGGACGGGTATGAAGAAACGATGTACTGCGGAATGATTACATATGCCGTTCCCCATTCCCTGTATCCCCCGGGCTATCATGTGACTCCTGAGGATCCGCTCCCGCTGGTCAGTATTGCCTCACAGAAGAACTTTATCGCACTATACCACATGGGTCTCTATATGTATCCTGAGCTGCTGTCGTGGTTTCAGAGTGAATACCCCAAACATGTCCGCACAAAACTCGATATGGGCAAATCATGTATACGCCTCAAAAAGGTGGAGAGTATTCCATATGAGCTCATCGCCGAGCTGAGCGGGAAGATTACGGTCCAGGAGTACATTTCCCTTTACGAAAATCAAAAAGCAAAGCCGGATAAAAAATAA
- a CDS encoding WGxxGxxG family protein, which produces MFLTVLIVSSLGATAAFADPVDNTDANNAAATTTTEVQAADNNDDEDHGNWGLLGLLGLAGLAGLKRRDRDVHVNRTTDRH; this is translated from the coding sequence ATGTTTCTAACAGTACTCATTGTTTCAAGTCTTGGTGCAACGGCAGCCTTTGCAGATCCAGTAGACAATACGGATGCCAATAATGCGGCTGCAACCACCACAACTGAAGTGCAAGCTGCAGACAACAATGATGATGAGGATCACGGTAACTGGGGCCTGCTTGGTCTCTTGGGACTCGCCGGACTGGCCGGTTTGAAACGCCGTGACCGGGATGTCCATGTGAACCGGACGACAGATAGACATTAA